The genomic window TTACCTCAGGTAGTCATGTTTAAATTGAAACtgatatataattttttccaTTGTTTATTTCATGAAAGGTTCCCATCTTAAAGTTGCTTCCTGTTTGCTTCTACCTGCTATTCAGCTGGCTGTGGGAATTAGCCATCCCTCGTGGATTTCTCTGCCATTTTTCATTGGAAGCTGTATTGGGCTAGTGGATTTGTCTTTGACTAGCAATTTTCTAGGACTATTCAGGTGGTTGTGGAAGGCTCTCCAGTTTTATGCAGGCTTCAGCATTTTCATGCTTTATGTGTATCAACTCCCTATATAGTTCTCAAGTATGTTACAGTGGATAGCTGATTTTGTTGGTCTATGCAAAATATGTTCAACATCTGAGTGGACTGAAATTTGCTCTTCTGTTTCTCTTGTACTTTTTTACATCATGGTATGTACTAGTTTTATTACTATAGGTCTGATTCTGTTTAAAGATTTTAGCTGAACCTTTAAATGAAATGCAATACACTCTTCCCTCTTCCTAGAATCTTATATTATGAAATTGACTTCATTTGAGTCTTTCTTGTGTCTGACATTTGTCTATCTAATAGTCCTTTTCCCATATTACTAATTTAAGATGGTTTGAAGTGTTTTCTTTCTATAAGAAAAATTTCTCGGACAGATATGAAGTATTTAGTTGCAAACTAGACTTTGGAGATTGATGACATTTTTACCATTCTGGAtgcaatttttattcaatttgctcAATGAAATTGCAGTTGAAAATTTGAGAGCTTCCTAATTAGAAaccacatatttatataatatatgtttttaatagttttgaacaagttaaatttattgtaaagaaataatataattgagaacaagattaGAGCAGCTCTATGTATATGCTTAGCACATTTCTATTGTGAatttatatttagtatataaatattttccctttttaaaattttaatctaaatatatgtaatattttaatttgttaggtttatcttttctatgttatgttaatatctaatatgagatatattcaaatacattttaaaataaaataatacaaatgtgttaaaagcattaattaaaaaataaaacaatttttataataatataattatgtcaatatctaattacaaatatttaattattatatttaaatatttaaatatagtttatatattttaattaaatttaataaataattaatattaattacttagaaatatttaaaattaataatattattaaaatattaacaataagttataataaattatttttttatatttttgttaaaatatcataatattaactaatttgaacattatttaaattcatatttgttactttataatatcatgtctaaaatggacattttattcttcacaagcactttttgacagcaataccaaacactcaaatttttcaaaagcattctcaaaaaagtacttttcaaaagcacttttctatagcacttctcaaaagcaatgaagaactgaccctaagtttatgatattttttaaaataataaaatgcggtGAAataaatacgaacaaatggcggaagtaagagtgtattactaacttttttaaaaattcagaaataattaatacaaaatatttcaaacaaaatgtactgaaataatataaaataataaaatacgaaaataatatatttttattgaaagtaataaaaatcgagaaaataatacgagcaaagggcaGGGATAAGGGTTATTTTCTTacaccaaattaatttaaataacacactaaattaataaatttcaaacattatgcactgaaataatgtaaaattataaaattagaaattatgatattttttaaaggaataaaatgcggagaaaaaaatacgaataaatggccgaagtaagatttttttactaacttttttttcaacttgcaggcatcgcaatggctCGATTGATTGGAACCGATAGACACATATCTGATGCGGTTAATAACGCGGtgtgatttattatttgttaatcacgagttctatttatttaaaaaggatatatgcagtatatacaaataaatcatgttatcgtaatatttttttctgtaatttaacactatcagGACTCGTTCCGATTATTAAGGGGTCGTGTGAGTGTTTTAAAGAAAGCTCCGGATGCACGATTGATGTCGTACTTGGAGCTAGCTAGATTTGGGTCAGTAGCATTGATCCGGTCCTCCGACTTGCTCTTTGATTTATTACCTGCGCTAGTGGAGTGGTGGCGCCCGGAGACCTACACTTTTCATTTTCCGTGCGGGGAGTGCATGGTGACCTTGGAGGATGTTGCATCGCAGCTTGGGCTCCCAATTGACGGGAGTCCCGTAACGGGAGTATCTTCATTTACCGATCCGGCTGCACTTTATTATCAGCTCCTAGGAGACTCGCCAGGGGACGGTGAGTCATATTTTTCCGGCATAAAATTTACATGGCTGAAAGCCAAAATTGGACAATTATCAGCGACTGCCACTGAAGATGAGTTGATGTGCGCTGCTCGAGAGTACATCATGCATATCGTAGGGGGACTACTCATGCCTGTTGCAAACGGCGACAATGTGCATTTGATGTACTTGCCCCTGTTAGCTCATTTGTTCACTGCTAGCTCATATAGCTGGGATCCGCCGTTTTAGCAATGTTGTACCGGGAGCTTTGTCGGGCGACAAACTCGGATCTTGTAGACATGGGCGGATGCCTCATACTGCAGCAGTCATGGGCACTCTATCGGCTGCCGTTTTTGGCATCCATTAGTCACCAACCATATGTGTATCCACTGCTGAAgaggtgataaaatataaattgtcatTATTTGTAGTCATAATATATTGCCTAaaccctatattttttttataggtGGAGTGTTCGTCCAAGTATTGGGAAGTCGTATACTGTCCCGATATACCGCCTCATGATTGAAC from Gossypium hirsutum isolate 1008001.06 chromosome D12, Gossypium_hirsutum_v2.1, whole genome shotgun sequence includes these protein-coding regions:
- the LOC107942601 gene encoding protein MAINTENANCE OF MERISTEMS-like, producing the protein MARLIGTDRHISDAVNNADSFRLLRGRVSVLKKAPDARLMSYLELARFGSVALIRSSDLLFDLLPALVEWWRPETYTFHFPCGECMVTLEDVASQLGLPIDGSPVTGVSSFTDPAALYYQLLGDSPGDGESYFSGIKFTWLKAKIGQLSATATEDELMCAAREYIMHIVGGLLMPVANGDNVHLMYLPLLAHLFTASSYSWDPPF